Proteins encoded within one genomic window of Mycolicibacterium aubagnense:
- a CDS encoding ribokinase: MTRITVVGSVNMDLVFGLAELPGPGQTVLASSLHSEPGGKGGNQAVAAARAGADVQLVAAVGDDATGGALRKHLQDNRVGLDGVVSLPVPSGTAAIMVGSSAENMIVVAPGANAHLTLDSRQVRAVVADCDVLLLQLEIPPSTALAAARLAKQSGATVLLNASPAGTDPGALADLAAATDVVIVNETEAAQWHWPVAHLVITRGADGAVHRTAEGETHVAAPEVEAVDTTGAGDVFAGVLAAGWRADAGHALLRAVTAGALATLVPGAGNCAPYDEAIEDALGSAP; the protein is encoded by the coding sequence GTGACTCGGATCACCGTCGTGGGCAGCGTCAACATGGATCTCGTGTTCGGCCTGGCCGAACTTCCCGGGCCCGGGCAGACGGTGCTGGCATCGTCGTTGCATTCGGAGCCCGGCGGCAAGGGCGGCAATCAGGCCGTCGCCGCGGCCCGGGCCGGTGCCGATGTTCAGCTGGTCGCCGCGGTCGGCGACGACGCCACCGGCGGTGCCTTGCGAAAGCACCTGCAGGACAACCGCGTCGGCCTCGACGGCGTGGTCAGTCTGCCGGTCCCCAGCGGCACCGCAGCGATCATGGTCGGTAGCAGCGCCGAGAACATGATCGTGGTGGCACCGGGCGCCAACGCGCACCTGACCCTGGACTCACGACAGGTTCGCGCTGTGGTCGCCGACTGCGATGTGCTGTTGCTGCAGCTGGAAATCCCGCCGTCCACCGCGTTGGCGGCGGCGCGGCTGGCCAAGCAGAGTGGCGCGACCGTCTTGCTCAACGCTTCCCCGGCAGGCACCGACCCGGGTGCGCTTGCCGACCTGGCCGCCGCCACCGACGTGGTGATCGTCAACGAAACCGAAGCCGCCCAATGGCATTGGCCCGTCGCGCATCTGGTCATCACCCGCGGCGCTGACGGCGCCGTGCACCGGACCGCCGAGGGCGAGACGCACGTCGCCGCACCCGAGGTCGAGGCGGTCGATACCACCGGCGCCGGTGACGTCTTCGCCGGTGTGCTGGCCGCCGGCTGGCGTGCGGACGCCGGCCACGCTCTCCTGCGCGCCGTCACCGCGGGCGCACTCGCCACCCTGGTGCCCGGCGCCGGCAACTGCGCGCCGTACGACGAGGCCATCGAGGATGCGCTGGGTTCGGCGCCCTGA
- a CDS encoding glutamate-5-semialdehyde dehydrogenase: MSVHAATDTDLRQQVHDAARRARVASRTLATLTTQAKNRALHAAADAVLAAADAVLAANAEDIDAARAAGIAEAMIDRLALNPQRLDGIAAGLRQVAGLPDPVGEVLRGSTLPNGLQIRQQRVPLGVVGMVYESRPNVTVDAFGLALKSGNAALLRGSSSAARSNAALVTALRAALAAEGLPEDAVQLLPSEDRASVTHLIQARGLVDVVIPRGGAGLIDAVVRDATVPTIETGVGNCHVYVHEAADLDMAESILLNSKTRRPSVCNSAETLLVDRAIADTALPRLVTALQDAGVTVHLDPSEDELRAEFLSLDIAVAIVDGVDGAITHVNEYGTGHTEAIVTANLAAAQRFSEQVDAAAVMVNASTAFTDGEQFGFGAEIGISTQKLHARGPMGLPELTSTKWIVWGDGQTRPA, translated from the coding sequence ATGAGTGTGCACGCAGCTACGGACACCGATCTGCGCCAGCAGGTGCATGACGCCGCCCGGCGGGCCCGCGTCGCGTCACGCACGCTGGCCACACTGACCACTCAAGCCAAGAACCGCGCGCTGCACGCCGCAGCGGACGCCGTACTGGCTGCCGCCGATGCGGTGCTGGCCGCCAACGCCGAGGACATCGACGCCGCGCGCGCCGCGGGGATCGCCGAAGCGATGATCGACCGGTTGGCTTTGAACCCGCAACGGCTCGACGGTATCGCCGCCGGGTTGCGGCAGGTCGCCGGCCTGCCCGACCCGGTCGGTGAGGTCTTGCGCGGCAGCACGCTGCCCAACGGCCTGCAGATCCGTCAGCAGCGCGTGCCGCTGGGCGTGGTCGGCATGGTGTACGAGAGTCGCCCCAACGTGACGGTCGACGCCTTCGGCCTGGCTCTCAAGTCGGGCAACGCGGCGCTGCTGCGCGGCAGTTCGTCGGCCGCCCGGTCCAACGCGGCTCTGGTCACCGCACTGCGGGCGGCGCTGGCCGCCGAGGGGTTGCCCGAAGATGCGGTGCAACTGCTGCCCAGTGAGGACCGGGCCAGCGTTACCCACCTGATCCAGGCCCGCGGTCTCGTCGACGTGGTGATCCCGCGTGGCGGCGCCGGCCTGATCGACGCCGTGGTGCGCGACGCCACCGTGCCGACCATCGAGACGGGCGTCGGCAACTGCCACGTCTACGTCCACGAAGCGGCTGATCTCGACATGGCCGAGAGCATCCTGCTGAACTCCAAGACCCGCCGGCCCAGCGTGTGCAACTCGGCCGAGACCCTGTTGGTCGACCGGGCCATCGCCGACACGGCGCTGCCCCGGCTGGTGACCGCGCTGCAGGACGCCGGGGTGACGGTCCACCTGGACCCGAGCGAGGACGAGTTGCGCGCCGAGTTCCTGTCGCTGGACATCGCGGTGGCCATTGTCGATGGCGTGGACGGGGCTATCACGCACGTGAACGAGTACGGTACCGGGCACACCGAGGCCATCGTCACCGCCAACCTTGCTGCGGCCCAGCGTTTCTCGGAGCAGGTGGACGCCGCCGCGGTGATGGTCAATGCGTCAACCGCTTTCACCGACGGTGAGCAGTTCGGCTTCGGCGCCGAGATCGGCATCTCGACCCAGAAGTTGCACGCCCGCGGCCCGATGGGCCTACCGGAACTGACATCCACCAAATGGATCGTGTGGGGCGACGGCCAGACCCGGCCTGCATAG
- a CDS encoding AAA family ATPase: MSTPARSVPLFADIDDVAKRLAETGYLPDTATATAVFLADRLGKPLLIEGPAGVGKTELARAIAQCTGSELVRLQCYEGVDEARALYEWNHAKQILRIQSGQQSGDWDQTKMDVFSEEFLLSRPLLTAIRRTEPTVLLIDETDKADIEIEGLLLEILSDFAVTVPELGTIKAKQTPLVVLTSNATRELSEALKRRCLFLHIDFPDPDLERRILLSRVPELPEKIADELVRIIGVLRGMQLKKLPSVAETIDWGRTVLALGMDTLDDAMIAATLGVVLKHQSDQHRAAGELKLN, encoded by the coding sequence TTGAGTACACCCGCTCGTTCGGTGCCGCTGTTCGCGGACATCGATGACGTCGCCAAGCGACTCGCCGAAACCGGATACCTGCCCGATACCGCAACGGCCACAGCGGTTTTCCTGGCCGACCGGCTGGGTAAGCCGCTGCTGATCGAAGGACCGGCCGGTGTCGGCAAGACCGAACTGGCCCGGGCCATCGCCCAGTGCACCGGTTCGGAGCTGGTGCGCCTGCAGTGCTACGAGGGGGTCGACGAGGCCCGCGCGCTGTACGAGTGGAACCACGCCAAGCAGATCCTGCGGATCCAGTCCGGCCAGCAGTCCGGCGACTGGGATCAGACCAAGATGGATGTGTTCAGCGAGGAGTTCCTCCTGAGCCGCCCGCTGCTGACGGCCATCCGGCGCACCGAGCCCACCGTGCTGCTGATCGATGAGACCGACAAGGCCGACATCGAGATCGAAGGCCTGCTGCTGGAGATCCTGTCCGACTTCGCCGTCACCGTCCCTGAACTGGGCACCATCAAGGCCAAGCAGACACCGCTGGTGGTGCTGACCTCGAACGCCACGCGCGAGCTGTCCGAGGCGCTCAAGCGGCGCTGCCTGTTCCTGCACATCGATTTCCCCGACCCCGACCTGGAGCGGCGCATCCTGCTCTCCCGGGTACCCGAGTTGCCGGAGAAGATCGCTGACGAGCTGGTCCGAATCATCGGCGTGCTGCGCGGCATGCAGCTCAAGAAGCTGCCGTCGGTCGCCGAGACCATCGACTGGGGCCGCACGGTTCTCGCGCTGGGCATGGACACCCTCGACGACGCGATGATCGCGGCCACGCTGGGTGTGGTGCTCAAGCACCAGTCCGATCAGCATCGCGCCGCCGGCGAGCTGAAGCTCAACTAG
- a CDS encoding vWA domain-containing protein — protein sequence MTVGRTPAQPLAPQGIPGHLVGFVEALRKVGINVGPSETVDAGRVMATLGLGDRMVLREGLACAVLRRPDHRETYNALFDLWFPAAMGDRAVLELDEDADPENRPDRIPPDDVEAMRSALLDLLSDADMANLDDRLMAMIAQIVDAYGKYNSSRGPSYSSYQALKAMGLDQLEGKLLAGLLAPYGDEPTPTQEQIAKAIAAKRISQLRHMVESETKRRTAEQIGRDHVQTYGIPQLAENVEFLRASGEQLRQMRNVVAPLARTLATRLAARRRRSHAGQIDLRKTLRKSMSTGGVPIDVVLKKPHPARPELVVLCDVSGSVAGFSHFTLMLVHALRQQFSRVRVFAFIDTTDEVTELFGPDADLAVAVQKITREAAVYTRDGHSDYGHAFVSFLDKWPNALSPRTALLVLGDGRNNYRNPQADLLAGMVNASRHAHWLNPEPKHLWGSGDSATAKYQDVITMHECRSAKQLAAVIDNLLPV from the coding sequence ATGACTGTCGGACGAACCCCCGCGCAACCGCTTGCCCCGCAAGGCATTCCGGGCCACCTGGTGGGCTTCGTCGAAGCCTTGCGCAAGGTGGGTATCAACGTCGGGCCGTCCGAGACCGTCGACGCCGGACGGGTGATGGCCACCCTGGGACTAGGTGACCGCATGGTGCTGCGCGAGGGCCTGGCGTGCGCGGTGCTGCGCCGGCCCGACCACCGGGAGACCTACAACGCGTTGTTCGACCTGTGGTTCCCGGCGGCCATGGGGGATCGGGCGGTGCTCGAACTCGATGAGGATGCGGACCCGGAGAACCGGCCCGACCGGATACCGCCCGACGATGTCGAGGCCATGCGATCGGCGCTCCTCGATCTGCTCTCCGACGCCGACATGGCCAACCTCGACGATCGCCTGATGGCGATGATCGCGCAGATCGTCGATGCCTACGGCAAGTACAACTCGAGCCGCGGTCCGTCGTACTCGTCGTACCAGGCGCTCAAGGCCATGGGGCTCGACCAGCTGGAGGGCAAACTGCTGGCCGGCCTGCTTGCGCCGTACGGTGACGAGCCCACACCCACTCAGGAACAGATCGCCAAAGCAATTGCCGCGAAGCGTATTTCGCAGCTGCGGCACATGGTCGAGTCGGAGACCAAGCGGCGCACCGCCGAGCAGATCGGCCGCGACCACGTGCAGACCTACGGCATCCCGCAGCTGGCCGAGAACGTCGAATTCCTCAGGGCGTCAGGCGAACAACTGCGCCAGATGCGCAATGTCGTTGCGCCCCTGGCTCGTACGCTGGCCACCCGGCTCGCTGCCCGGCGGCGTCGTTCCCACGCCGGCCAGATCGACCTGCGCAAGACGCTGCGCAAGTCGATGTCGACCGGCGGCGTTCCCATCGACGTCGTCCTCAAGAAACCGCATCCGGCCCGCCCCGAGCTCGTGGTGCTGTGCGACGTGTCCGGCTCCGTCGCGGGCTTCAGCCACTTCACGCTGATGCTGGTGCACGCGCTGCGCCAGCAGTTCAGTCGGGTTCGCGTGTTCGCCTTCATCGACACCACCGACGAGGTCACCGAGCTGTTCGGGCCCGATGCCGACCTGGCCGTCGCGGTGCAGAAGATCACCCGCGAGGCGGCTGTCTACACGCGGGACGGGCACTCGGACTACGGCCACGCGTTCGTCTCGTTCCTCGACAAGTGGCCGAATGCGCTCTCGCCGCGCACGGCGTTGCTGGTGCTCGGCGACGGCCGCAACAACTACCGCAACCCGCAGGCCGATCTACTGGCCGGAATGGTCAACGCCAGCCGGCACGCGCACTGGCTCAACCCTGAGCCCAAGCACCTGTGGGGCAGCGGCGACTCGGCGACGGCCAAGTACCAGGACGTCATCACCATGCACGAATGCCGGTCCGCCAAGCAGCTCGCCGCGGTGATCGACAACCTGCTGCCCGTCTAG
- the nadD gene encoding nicotinate-nucleotide adenylyltransferase — translation MVTRRRLGVMGGTFDPIHHGHLVAASEVADLFELDEVVFVPTGQPWQKRDRHVTAAEDRYLMTVIATAANPRFSVSRVDIDRGGPTYTKDTLRDLARQNPDTDLFFITGADALASILSWQNWEEMFSTARFVGVSRPGYELDGKHIEQAQKELPPDALTLVEVPALAISSSDCRRRAQANRPIWYLVPDGVVQYVSKRRLYQAANQQENT, via the coding sequence ATCGTGACTCGACGCAGGCTGGGAGTGATGGGTGGGACGTTCGATCCCATCCACCATGGACACCTCGTCGCGGCCAGCGAAGTGGCTGACCTGTTCGAGCTCGACGAAGTGGTGTTCGTGCCCACCGGGCAGCCCTGGCAGAAGCGGGACCGGCACGTCACCGCCGCCGAGGACCGGTACCTGATGACGGTCATCGCGACGGCCGCCAACCCGCGGTTCTCGGTGAGCCGCGTCGACATCGACCGCGGTGGCCCCACCTACACCAAAGACACGCTGCGCGACCTGGCCAGGCAGAACCCCGACACCGACCTGTTCTTCATCACCGGCGCCGACGCGCTGGCCTCGATCCTGTCCTGGCAGAACTGGGAGGAGATGTTCTCCACCGCCCGGTTCGTCGGCGTCAGCCGGCCCGGCTACGAGCTGGACGGCAAGCACATCGAGCAAGCACAGAAAGAACTGCCACCCGACGCCCTGACCCTGGTCGAGGTGCCCGCACTGGCCATCTCATCGAGCGACTGCCGTCGCCGCGCCCAGGCCAACCGGCCCATCTGGTACCTGGTGCCCGACGGCGTCGTCCAATACGTATCCAAACGCAGGCTCTACCAGGCCGCGAACCAGCAGGAGAACACATGA
- the rsfS gene encoding ribosome silencing factor — MTATPEALSMATVAARAAAAKLGENISVIDVSDQLVITDYFVIASASNDRQVNAIVDEVEEKMRWAGHKPARREGAREGRWVLLDYVDIVVHIQHQEEREYYALDRLWRDCPAIEVDLNGDLPARPADPDGDDAPDEDGE, encoded by the coding sequence ATGACGGCCACCCCTGAAGCCCTCAGCATGGCGACGGTCGCCGCCCGTGCGGCTGCCGCCAAGCTCGGCGAGAACATCAGCGTCATCGACGTGTCGGACCAGTTGGTCATCACCGACTACTTCGTCATCGCCTCCGCGTCCAACGACCGCCAGGTCAACGCCATCGTCGACGAGGTCGAGGAGAAGATGCGCTGGGCAGGCCACAAGCCGGCCCGCCGCGAAGGCGCCCGCGAGGGCCGCTGGGTGCTGCTCGACTACGTCGACATCGTCGTGCACATCCAGCACCAGGAGGAGCGCGAGTACTACGCGCTCGACCGGCTGTGGCGGGATTGCCCGGCCATCGAGGTGGACTTGAACGGAGACCTGCCGGCGAGGCCTGCTGATCCCGACGGTGACGACGCGCCCGACGAGGACGGCGAGTGA